In the genome of Streptomyces racemochromogenes, one region contains:
- a CDS encoding sensor histidine kinase, with amino-acid sequence MALTQEEADGLHRIGQAPETTTHKVVKSLWIGIWLFYLSAPVTDLVSGGHSTGARLLGGLGLLAFTCWYLVLVFRTVKMMPVPRVLVSLAVLATQATVLSLTLGREWLVLFVYVSISSGAALPGEVSRWTVPGATALLTAVALAVPGGTQYLAGLVVPALMGGFAMVGVRAMIRTTTELRQARATVAELAANEERLRMARDLHDLLGHSLSLITLKSELAGRMLPEHPERAAQQVADIERVSRQALVDVREAVSGYRRPTLPGELAGARTALAAAGVTADLPAGCDDAQLPEETESALAWSLREAVTNVVRHSGARRCTVTLTTRQTLAGPVVELTVTDDGTGGPAVPGNGLTGLTERLEAVGGTLSAGPAGKSGFRLLARVPLGSGS; translated from the coding sequence GTGGCGCTGACACAGGAGGAGGCCGACGGTCTGCACCGCATCGGCCAGGCACCGGAGACCACCACCCACAAGGTGGTGAAGAGCCTGTGGATCGGGATCTGGCTCTTCTACCTCAGCGCCCCCGTCACCGACCTGGTCAGCGGCGGGCACAGCACCGGCGCCCGGCTGCTCGGCGGCCTGGGCCTGCTGGCCTTCACCTGCTGGTACCTGGTGCTGGTCTTCCGCACCGTCAAGATGATGCCGGTGCCCCGGGTGCTGGTCTCCCTCGCGGTGCTCGCCACGCAGGCCACCGTGCTGTCGCTGACCCTGGGCCGCGAGTGGCTCGTGCTCTTCGTGTACGTGTCCATCTCCTCCGGCGCCGCACTGCCGGGGGAGGTGTCCCGCTGGACCGTCCCCGGCGCGACCGCGCTGCTGACGGCGGTCGCCCTCGCGGTCCCGGGCGGCACCCAGTACCTGGCCGGGCTGGTGGTCCCCGCGCTGATGGGCGGCTTCGCGATGGTCGGGGTCCGGGCGATGATCCGGACCACGACGGAGCTGCGCCAGGCCCGGGCCACGGTCGCCGAGCTCGCCGCCAACGAGGAGCGCCTGCGGATGGCCCGCGACCTGCACGACCTGCTGGGCCACTCGCTGTCGCTGATCACGCTCAAGAGCGAGCTGGCGGGCCGGATGCTGCCCGAGCACCCCGAACGGGCCGCCCAGCAGGTCGCGGACATCGAACGGGTCAGCCGGCAGGCGCTGGTCGACGTACGGGAGGCCGTGAGCGGCTACCGGCGGCCGACGCTGCCCGGCGAACTCGCGGGCGCGCGCACGGCGCTGGCGGCGGCGGGCGTGACGGCGGACCTGCCGGCCGGCTGCGACGACGCCCAGCTGCCGGAGGAGACGGAGTCGGCGCTGGCGTGGTCCCTGCGCGAGGCCGTCACGAACGTGGTCCGGCACAGCGGGGCCCGGCGCTGCACCGTCACCCTCACCACCCGCCAGACCCTCGCGGGCCCGGTCGTCGAGCTGACCGTCACCGACGACGGGACGGGCGGCCCCGCCGTCCCCGGCAACGGACTGACCGGCCTGACGGAGCGCCTGGAAGCGGTCGGCGGCACCCTGTCGGCCGGGCCGGCGGGCAAGTCCGGCTTCCGCCTGCTGGCGCGGGTCCCCCTAGGATCCGGGTCATGA
- a CDS encoding DivIVA domain-containing protein, with amino-acid sequence MIVFWFLLIALVVVVAAVTLAVVGGGSEAVLPEAEPDRVADALPESRPVVRADIDALRLPVAPRGYRMAEVDDVLDRLAAELAERDARIAELTAARAHAPADRVDLTKDER; translated from the coding sequence TTGATCGTGTTCTGGTTCTTGCTGATCGCGCTGGTCGTGGTCGTGGCCGCGGTCACCCTCGCGGTGGTCGGCGGCGGCTCCGAAGCCGTACTGCCCGAGGCCGAGCCGGACCGGGTGGCCGACGCGCTCCCGGAGAGCCGGCCGGTGGTGCGGGCCGACATCGACGCGCTGCGCCTGCCGGTCGCGCCGCGCGGCTACCGGATGGCCGAGGTGGACGACGTACTGGACCGGCTCGCCGCCGAGCTGGCCGAGCGGGACGCGCGGATCGCGGAGCTGACGGCCGCGCGCGCCCACGCCCCGGCGGACCGGGTCGACCTCACGAAGGACGAGCGGTGA
- the dapE gene encoding succinyl-diaminopimelate desuccinylase — MSESELDLTLDAAELTARLVDIPSVSGDEKVLADLVEAALRALPHLTVDRLGNNVVARTHLGRAERVVLAGHLDTVPIADNVPSRLDENDVLWGCGTTDMKSGVAVQLRIAATVPEPNRDLTFVFYDQEEVAADLNGLGKVAAAHPDWLTGDFAVLLEPSNAEVEGGCQGTLRVLLRTEGERAHSARSWMGSNAIHTAAPILAKLAAYEPRKPVIDGLEYHEGLNAVRIEGGVANNVIPDACTVTVNFRYAPDRSEADALAHVKEVFADCDIAEFVVDDSSGGALPGLSHPAAAAFMEAVGGRPMPKFGWTDVSRFSALGVPAVNYGPGDALLAHKVDERVETKAILHCEERLRAWLTS; from the coding sequence ATGTCCGAATCCGAGCTGGACCTCACCCTGGACGCTGCCGAGCTGACCGCCCGGCTCGTCGACATCCCTTCCGTGAGCGGCGACGAGAAGGTCCTCGCCGACCTGGTGGAAGCGGCGCTGCGCGCCCTCCCGCACCTCACCGTCGACCGCCTCGGCAACAACGTCGTCGCCCGTACGCACCTCGGCCGCGCCGAACGCGTCGTACTCGCCGGCCACCTCGACACCGTGCCGATCGCCGACAACGTCCCGTCCCGCCTGGACGAGAACGACGTCCTGTGGGGCTGCGGCACGACGGACATGAAGTCCGGGGTCGCCGTACAGCTGAGGATCGCGGCGACCGTCCCCGAACCCAACCGCGACCTCACCTTCGTCTTCTACGACCAGGAGGAGGTGGCCGCCGACCTCAACGGCCTCGGCAAGGTCGCCGCCGCCCACCCCGACTGGCTGACCGGTGACTTCGCCGTCCTGCTGGAACCCTCCAACGCCGAGGTCGAGGGCGGCTGCCAGGGCACCCTGCGCGTGCTGCTGCGCACCGAGGGCGAGCGCGCCCACTCCGCGCGCAGCTGGATGGGCTCCAACGCCATCCACACCGCCGCCCCGATCCTGGCGAAGCTGGCCGCGTACGAGCCCCGCAAGCCGGTCATCGACGGCCTGGAGTACCACGAGGGCCTCAACGCGGTCCGCATCGAGGGCGGCGTCGCCAACAACGTCATCCCCGACGCCTGCACGGTCACCGTGAACTTCCGCTACGCCCCCGACCGCAGCGAGGCCGACGCGCTGGCCCACGTCAAGGAGGTCTTCGCGGACTGCGACATCGCCGAGTTCGTGGTCGACGACTCCTCCGGCGGCGCCCTGCCCGGCCTGTCCCACCCGGCCGCCGCGGCCTTCATGGAGGCGGTCGGCGGCCGTCCGATGCCCAAGTTCGGCTGGACCGACGTCTCCCGCTTCAGCGCGCTCGGCGTCCCGGCGGTCAACTACGGGCCGGGCGACGCGCTGCTGGCCCACAAGGTCGACGAGCGTGTCGAGACGAAGGCCATCCTGCACTGCGAGGAACGACTCCGCGCCTGGCTGACCTCGTAA
- a CDS encoding ABC transporter permease — protein MTNTATTATTANSVSTGTLRLVRLEITRALRNKKYLFFTVLYPAALFLMLGGTLDGTTKVMGTELTMPAFYMVAMASFGALTAVLVGNSERIAKEREKGWVRQLRLTALPGHGYVLAKTASAGVLSLPSILVVFAVAAGAKGVRFEAWQWLALTGSIWAGSLVFAALGVAIGYLASADNVRPITMLIYFALAILGGLWMPTANFPQWLRDICEWLPTRAYTGLGQAIELGGAPHAKDVAILAVYFVLFTGAAAWLYRKDSLKA, from the coding sequence ATGACGAACACCGCCACCACCGCCACCACCGCCAACTCCGTCAGCACCGGCACCCTGCGGCTGGTCAGGCTGGAGATCACCCGCGCCCTGCGCAACAAGAAGTACCTGTTCTTCACCGTCCTCTACCCGGCCGCCCTCTTCCTGATGCTCGGCGGCACCCTGGACGGCACGACGAAGGTCATGGGCACCGAACTGACCATGCCCGCCTTCTACATGGTCGCCATGGCCTCCTTCGGCGCCCTCACCGCCGTGCTGGTCGGCAACAGCGAGCGCATCGCCAAGGAGCGGGAGAAGGGCTGGGTGCGCCAGCTGCGGCTGACGGCCCTGCCCGGACACGGCTACGTCCTCGCCAAGACCGCCAGCGCCGGCGTCCTGTCCCTGCCGTCCATCCTGGTCGTCTTCGCCGTCGCCGCCGGGGCCAAGGGCGTACGGTTCGAGGCCTGGCAGTGGCTCGCCCTCACCGGCTCGATCTGGGCCGGCAGCCTCGTCTTCGCCGCGCTGGGCGTCGCCATCGGCTACCTGGCCAGCGCGGACAACGTCCGCCCCATCACGATGCTGATCTACTTCGCCCTGGCGATCCTCGGCGGCCTGTGGATGCCCACCGCGAACTTCCCGCAGTGGCTCCGCGACATCTGCGAGTGGCTGCCGACCCGCGCCTACACCGGCCTCGGCCAGGCCATCGAGCTCGGGGGCGCGCCGCACGCCAAGGACGTGGCGATCCTCGCCGTGTACTTCGTACTGTTCACCGGTGCGGCCGCCTGGCTGTACCGCAAGGACTCGCTGAAGGCCTGA
- the folP gene encoding dihydropteroate synthase → MLRLGRREFDTHEPVIMAIVNRTPDSFYDQGATFRDEPALDRVERAVAEGAAIIDIGGVKAGPGEHVDAAEEARRTVGFVAEVRRRHPDVVISVDTWRHEVGEAVCEAGADVLNDAWGGVDPKLAEVAARYGAGIVCTHAGGVEPRTRPHRTSYEDVVEDILRVTVGLAERAAALGVPRESIMIDPGHDFGKNTRHSLEATRRLAEMTETGWPVLVSLSNKDFVGETLDKPVKERLLGTLATTAVSAWLGAQVYRVHEVAETKQVLDMVRSIQGHRPPAVARRGLA, encoded by the coding sequence ATGCTGCGACTGGGCAGGCGCGAGTTCGACACCCACGAGCCGGTGATCATGGCCATCGTGAACCGCACCCCGGACTCCTTCTACGACCAGGGCGCCACCTTCCGCGACGAGCCGGCCCTCGACCGGGTGGAGCGGGCCGTGGCCGAGGGCGCGGCGATCATCGACATCGGCGGGGTGAAGGCGGGCCCCGGCGAGCACGTGGACGCGGCGGAGGAGGCCCGGCGCACGGTCGGCTTCGTGGCGGAGGTGCGCCGCCGCCACCCGGACGTGGTGATCAGCGTGGACACCTGGCGGCACGAGGTCGGCGAGGCGGTCTGCGAGGCCGGGGCGGACGTGCTGAACGACGCGTGGGGCGGGGTGGACCCGAAGCTGGCGGAGGTCGCCGCGCGCTACGGCGCGGGCATCGTGTGCACCCACGCGGGCGGGGTCGAGCCGCGCACGCGGCCGCACCGGACCTCGTACGAGGACGTGGTGGAGGACATCCTGCGCGTCACGGTCGGGCTCGCGGAGCGGGCCGCGGCCCTCGGGGTGCCCCGCGAGTCGATCATGATCGATCCGGGTCACGACTTCGGGAAGAACACCCGGCATTCGCTGGAGGCCACCCGCCGGCTCGCGGAGATGACCGAAACCGGTTGGCCGGTGCTGGTCTCCCTGTCCAACAAGGACTTCGTCGGCGAGACCCTCGACAAGCCGGTCAAGGAGCGCCTGCTGGGCACCCTGGCAACCACGGCCGTCTCGGCCTGGCTCGGCGCGCAGGTCTACCGCGTCCACGAGGTCGCGGAGACGAAGCAGGTCCTCGACATGGTCCGCTCGATCCAGGGGCACCGCCCGCCGGCCGTCGCCCGCCGCGGCCTGGCCTGA
- a CDS encoding ATP-binding protein yields MTLPLTRRIARAALLLAAGTAPVVGAAGAASAADAVGLESLPKLNTLTAPDAGAATDATHTATEALPAAAPVAAPATEALGGAGGATQTLGGLPVAGQALGGGLPGGGLPGGGLPGGLLG; encoded by the coding sequence ATGACCCTCCCCCTGACCCGTCGGATCGCCCGCGCCGCGCTTCTCCTCGCTGCCGGTACCGCTCCCGTGGTCGGTGCGGCAGGCGCCGCCAGCGCGGCCGACGCCGTGGGCCTGGAGTCCCTGCCGAAGCTGAACACGCTCACCGCCCCCGACGCCGGCGCGGCCACCGACGCCACGCACACCGCCACCGAGGCCCTCCCGGCCGCCGCCCCCGTCGCGGCCCCCGCCACCGAGGCCCTCGGCGGCGCCGGCGGAGCCACCCAGACGCTGGGCGGCCTGCCGGTCGCCGGTCAGGCCCTGGGCGGCGGCCTGCCGGGCGGCGGCCTGCCCGGCGGCGGCCTTCCGGGCGGTCTGCTGGGCTGA
- a CDS encoding TIGR00730 family Rossman fold protein, with protein MGNHGNAEGSRRRPEEQQLGPVLRRRGQVQAGSTTDQRLLDSAGPSEWVHTDPWRVLRIQSEFIEGFGTLAELPPAISVFGSARTPVDSPEYEAGVRIGSALVEAGFAVITGGGPGAMEAANKGAREANGISVGLGIELPFEQGLNQHVDLGLNFRYFFVRKTMFVKYSQGFVVLPGGLGTLDEMFEALTLVQTQKITRFPIVLFGTEYWGGLIDWLRNTVIAQGKASEKDLYLFHVTDDVDEAIALVTKEVGK; from the coding sequence ATGGGCAACCACGGCAATGCCGAGGGGTCTCGCCGTCGGCCCGAGGAGCAGCAGCTCGGGCCGGTGCTGCGCAGGCGGGGCCAGGTGCAGGCGGGCAGTACGACGGACCAGCGGCTGCTGGACTCGGCCGGTCCCTCCGAGTGGGTGCACACCGATCCCTGGCGGGTCCTGCGCATCCAGTCGGAGTTCATCGAGGGCTTCGGCACCCTGGCGGAGCTGCCGCCCGCGATCAGTGTGTTCGGCTCCGCCCGGACGCCGGTGGACTCGCCCGAGTACGAGGCGGGCGTACGCATCGGCAGCGCCCTCGTCGAGGCCGGCTTCGCCGTGATCACCGGCGGCGGCCCGGGCGCGATGGAGGCGGCCAACAAGGGCGCCCGCGAGGCGAACGGCATCTCCGTCGGCCTGGGCATCGAGCTCCCCTTCGAACAGGGGCTCAACCAGCACGTCGACCTCGGGCTGAACTTCCGGTACTTCTTCGTCCGCAAGACGATGTTCGTGAAGTACAGCCAGGGCTTCGTGGTCCTGCCGGGCGGGCTCGGCACCCTGGACGAGATGTTCGAGGCGCTGACCCTGGTCCAGACGCAGAAGATCACCAGGTTCCCCATCGTGCTCTTCGGCACGGAGTACTGGGGTGGCCTGATCGACTGGCTGCGCAACACGGTCATCGCCCAGGGCAAGGCCTCGGAGAAGGACCTCTACCTCTTCCACGTCACGGACGACGTGGACGAGGCGATCGCGCTGGTCACGAAGGAAGTCGGCAAGTAG
- the dapC gene encoding succinyldiaminopimelate transaminase, giving the protein MAAVSDRLPAFPWDKLEPYKATAAAHADGIVDLSVGTPVDPVPDLIQRALVAAADSPGYPTVWGTPALRDAITGWLRGRLGASAAGHRNVLPVVGSKELVAWLPTQLGLGAGDKVAYPRLAYPTYEVGARLCGAEAVVYDDPTQLDPAGVKLLWLNSPSNPTGKVIPKEELIRIVAWAREHGVLVFSDECYLELGWEAEPVSVLHDDVCGGSYEGLVAVHSLSKRSNLAGYRAAFIAGDAAVLGELLEIRKHGGMMTPAPVQAATVAALGDDAHVEEQRARYAARREALRTALEAHGFRIEHSEASLYLWATRDEPCWDTVAHLAELGILVAPGDFYGEAGANFVRVAFTATDERVAAAVKRLG; this is encoded by the coding sequence GTGGCCGCAGTTTCCGACCGTCTTCCCGCCTTTCCCTGGGACAAGCTGGAGCCGTACAAGGCCACGGCGGCGGCCCACGCTGACGGCATCGTCGACCTGTCCGTCGGCACCCCCGTGGACCCGGTGCCGGACCTGATCCAGCGCGCCCTCGTCGCCGCCGCCGACTCCCCGGGCTACCCGACCGTGTGGGGCACGCCCGCCCTGCGCGACGCGATCACCGGCTGGCTGCGCGGCCGCCTCGGTGCGAGCGCCGCCGGACACCGCAACGTCCTGCCGGTGGTCGGCTCCAAGGAGCTGGTGGCCTGGCTGCCGACCCAGCTGGGCCTGGGCGCCGGTGACAAGGTCGCCTACCCGCGCCTCGCGTACCCGACGTACGAGGTCGGCGCGCGGCTGTGCGGCGCCGAGGCCGTCGTCTACGACGACCCGACGCAGCTGGACCCGGCGGGCGTGAAGCTGCTGTGGCTCAACTCCCCGTCCAACCCCACCGGCAAGGTCATCCCGAAGGAAGAGCTGATCCGGATCGTCGCCTGGGCGCGCGAGCACGGCGTCCTCGTCTTCAGCGACGAGTGCTACCTGGAGCTGGGCTGGGAGGCCGAGCCCGTCTCCGTGCTGCACGACGACGTGTGCGGCGGCTCCTACGAGGGCCTCGTCGCGGTCCACTCGCTCTCCAAGCGCTCCAACCTGGCCGGTTACCGGGCCGCGTTCATCGCCGGAGACGCGGCCGTCCTCGGCGAGCTGCTGGAGATCCGCAAGCACGGCGGCATGATGACCCCCGCCCCGGTCCAGGCCGCCACGGTGGCGGCCCTCGGTGACGACGCCCACGTGGAGGAGCAGCGCGCCCGCTACGCGGCCCGCCGCGAGGCGCTGCGCACGGCCCTGGAAGCGCACGGCTTCCGCATCGAGCACAGCGAGGCCAGCCTCTACCTGTGGGCGACCCGCGACGAGCCCTGCTGGGACACCGTCGCGCACCTCGCGGAGCTCGGCATCCTGGTCGCGCCGGGCGACTTCTACGGCGAGGCCGGCGCGAACTTCGTCCGCGTGGCCTTCACCGCCACCGACGAGCGGGTCGCCGCCGCGGTCAAGCGCCTCGGCTGA
- a CDS encoding transglutaminase-like domain-containing protein: protein MNTRELFAAEARAERPDLARLCLLLAAEADPALDEHAMDRAEIELDRLAGMLPYGLRDARSWAAAVTELLGGRLGFHGTPKDYDRLSSSLLHEVLQRRRGLPILLSVVWLEVARRAGAPVYGLGLPGHFVVGFGDPEESVVVDPFAGGASLGAGPAELAAAPRTPARTLDIVLRILNNIRVWASSRPEHSAVALWALDLSLLLPSHPAALRYERARLLVERGAFREGAAEMDAYAEVMDAVDKSAAGRIRGEALAARALLN, encoded by the coding sequence GTGAACACCCGGGAGCTGTTCGCGGCGGAGGCCCGCGCGGAGCGGCCCGACCTGGCCCGGCTGTGCCTGCTGCTGGCCGCGGAGGCGGATCCGGCGCTGGACGAACACGCCATGGACCGGGCCGAGATCGAGCTGGACCGGCTCGCGGGCATGCTGCCGTACGGGCTGCGGGACGCGCGGTCGTGGGCGGCGGCGGTGACGGAACTGCTGGGCGGCCGGCTGGGCTTCCACGGCACCCCGAAGGACTACGACCGGCTGTCGTCCTCCCTGCTGCACGAGGTGCTGCAGCGGCGGCGGGGCCTGCCGATCCTCCTCTCGGTGGTGTGGCTGGAGGTGGCGCGGCGGGCGGGCGCGCCGGTGTACGGGCTGGGGCTGCCGGGGCACTTCGTGGTGGGCTTCGGGGACCCGGAGGAGTCGGTGGTGGTGGACCCCTTCGCCGGCGGCGCCTCGCTGGGCGCGGGCCCGGCGGAGCTGGCGGCCGCGCCCAGGACGCCGGCCCGCACGCTGGACATCGTGCTGCGGATCCTGAACAACATCCGCGTCTGGGCCTCCTCCCGCCCGGAGCACTCGGCGGTCGCCCTGTGGGCGCTGGACCTGTCGCTGCTCCTGCCGTCCCATCCGGCGGCCCTGCGGTACGAGCGGGCGCGGCTCCTGGTGGAGCGGGGCGCGTTCCGCGAGGGGGCGGCGGAGATGGACGCGTACGCGGAGGTCATGGACGCGGTGGACAAGTCCGCGGCGGGGCGCATCCGCGGCGAGGCCCTCGCAGCTCGCGCCCTGCTGAACTAG
- a CDS encoding DNA-3-methyladenine glycosylase I produces the protein MSGAGLLAGPDGGLRCPWGLSTEDYVTYHDTEWGKPVHGDDALYERLCLEAFQSGLSWITILRRREGFRKAFADFEIAAVAEFGPADAERLMGDEGIIRNRAKIEATLANAKVLAGWGAGELDELIWSHAPAERGRAPRSTADVPAVTPESTALAKALKKAGIRFVGPTTAYALMQACGLVNDHLAGCVSREG, from the coding sequence GTGAGCGGCGCGGGACTGCTGGCGGGCCCGGACGGCGGCCTGCGCTGCCCCTGGGGGCTCTCCACGGAGGACTACGTCACCTACCACGACACCGAATGGGGCAAGCCCGTCCACGGGGACGACGCCCTGTACGAACGGCTGTGCCTGGAAGCCTTCCAGTCCGGGCTGTCCTGGATCACGATCCTGCGCAGGCGCGAGGGCTTCCGCAAGGCCTTCGCGGACTTCGAGATCGCGGCGGTCGCCGAGTTCGGGCCGGCCGACGCCGAACGGCTGATGGGCGACGAGGGGATCATCCGCAACCGGGCCAAGATCGAGGCCACCCTCGCCAACGCGAAGGTGCTGGCCGGCTGGGGGGCGGGGGAGCTGGACGAGCTGATCTGGTCCCACGCCCCCGCCGAGCGGGGCCGGGCCCCGAGGAGCACCGCCGACGTGCCGGCGGTGACCCCGGAGTCCACGGCCCTGGCCAAGGCCCTGAAGAAGGCGGGCATCCGCTTCGTCGGGCCGACCACGGCCTACGCCCTGATGCAGGCCTGCGGCCTGGTCAACGACCACCTCGCGGGCTGCGTGTCCCGCGAGGGGTGA
- a CDS encoding response regulator transcription factor has protein sequence MSETGAAPIRILLAEDQSMVREALAALLGLEPDIEVLAQVARGDEVVAAARSHDVNVALLDIEMPGMTGIEAAAQLRAALPAVKIVVLTTFGRPGYLRRAMEAGASAFLVKDAPAAQLADAVRKVLAGERVIDPTLAAAALAEGANPLTDREREVLRAAEFGATNAELASRLGLSQGTVRNYLSTAIQKLASRNRAEAVRVAREKGWL, from the coding sequence ATGAGCGAAACCGGCGCCGCCCCCATCCGGATCCTCCTGGCGGAGGACCAGTCGATGGTCCGGGAGGCCCTCGCGGCCCTCCTCGGACTGGAACCGGACATCGAGGTCCTGGCCCAGGTCGCCCGGGGCGACGAGGTGGTCGCGGCGGCCCGCTCCCACGACGTGAACGTGGCCCTGCTCGACATCGAGATGCCGGGCATGACGGGCATCGAGGCGGCCGCGCAGCTGCGGGCCGCCCTCCCCGCCGTCAAGATCGTCGTGCTGACCACCTTCGGCCGCCCCGGCTACCTCCGCCGCGCGATGGAGGCGGGCGCCTCCGCCTTCCTGGTCAAGGACGCCCCGGCCGCCCAGCTCGCCGACGCGGTCCGCAAGGTCCTGGCGGGGGAGCGCGTCATCGACCCCACCCTCGCCGCGGCGGCCCTCGCGGAGGGGGCGAACCCCCTGACGGACCGCGAGCGGGAGGTCCTGCGGGCGGCGGAGTTCGGCGCGACCAACGCCGAACTGGCCTCCCGCCTCGGCCTCTCCCAGGGCACGGTCCGCAACTACCTCTCGACGGCCATCCAGAAACTCGCGTCCCGCAACCGCGCCGAAGCGGTGCGCGTGGCCCGCGAGAAGGGCTGGCTGTAG
- the fdxA gene encoding ferredoxin, giving the protein MTYVIAEPCVDVKDKACIEECPVDCIYEGQRSLYIHPDECVDCGACEPVCPVEAIFYEDDTPEEWKDYYKANVEFFDELGSPGGASKLGLIERDHPFVAALPADINAGEH; this is encoded by the coding sequence GTGACCTACGTCATCGCGGAGCCTTGTGTCGACGTCAAGGACAAGGCCTGTATCGAAGAGTGCCCCGTCGACTGCATCTACGAGGGCCAGCGGTCCTTGTACATCCACCCGGACGAGTGCGTCGACTGCGGCGCCTGTGAGCCGGTCTGCCCCGTCGAGGCCATCTTCTACGAGGACGACACCCCGGAGGAGTGGAAGGACTACTACAAGGCGAACGTCGAGTTCTTCGACGAGCTCGGCTCGCCCGGTGGTGCCTCCAAGCTCGGCCTGATCGAGCGCGACCACCCCTTCGTCGCGGCGCTGCCCGCCGACATCAACGCCGGCGAGCACTGA
- a CDS encoding GNAT family N-acetyltransferase, with protein MEITAGGLLEIRITPADVGKRVSVRRVEGGRSGAPAFTDAVGVLTSWNGGVLTITRKDGVSVHIPESSLVAGKVVPPAPARRRGPAASFEELARVTARAWLPLESEPLGEWTLRAAAGFTRRANSALPLGDPGISLDEALARVTSWYAERDLPAYVQAATGAAGTQELLCAELERRGWVNEVSAEVRVGGLAPVGDLDADVAAVRLTREPDERWLARYGRVRDPELARRMLVEGPSVWFASLDGGRAIGRCVVDGRWAGFAAVTVAPEDRRRGLATAVMTALARRALEEGASAAWLQVETDNPAARALYDGMGFATHHSYHHFRAAR; from the coding sequence GTGGAAATCACTGCCGGTGGGCTGCTGGAGATCCGTATTACCCCGGCTGACGTGGGTAAACGAGTCTCCGTACGACGGGTGGAGGGCGGCCGGAGCGGTGCCCCGGCGTTCACGGACGCGGTCGGGGTTCTCACATCCTGGAACGGGGGTGTGCTCACGATCACACGCAAGGACGGCGTGTCCGTCCACATCCCGGAATCGTCGCTGGTCGCGGGCAAGGTCGTGCCCCCCGCGCCGGCCCGGCGGCGGGGTCCCGCGGCCTCCTTCGAGGAGCTGGCGCGGGTCACGGCGCGGGCCTGGCTGCCGCTGGAGAGCGAGCCGCTCGGCGAGTGGACGCTGCGGGCCGCCGCCGGGTTCACGCGGCGCGCCAATTCCGCGCTCCCGCTCGGCGACCCCGGCATATCCCTGGACGAAGCACTCGCGCGGGTGACCTCCTGGTACGCGGAGCGCGACCTTCCGGCGTACGTGCAGGCCGCGACGGGCGCCGCCGGGACGCAGGAGCTGCTCTGCGCGGAGCTGGAGCGGCGCGGCTGGGTGAACGAGGTCTCGGCGGAGGTCCGCGTCGGGGGTCTGGCCCCGGTGGGCGACCTGGACGCGGACGTGGCGGCGGTACGGCTGACCCGCGAGCCGGACGAGCGGTGGCTCGCCCGCTACGGCAGGGTCCGGGACCCGGAACTCGCCCGGCGGATGCTGGTGGAGGGCCCGTCGGTGTGGTTCGCCTCCCTGGACGGCGGCCGGGCGATCGGGCGCTGTGTGGTCGACGGCCGCTGGGCCGGCTTCGCGGCCGTCACCGTCGCCCCGGAGGACCGGCGGCGGGGGCTCGCGACGGCGGTGATGACGGCGCTGGCCCGGCGGGCGCTGGAGGAGGGCGCTTCGGCGGCGTGGCTCCAGGTGGAGACGGACAATCCGGCGGCGCGGGCCCTGTACGACGGGATGGGCTTCGCCACGCACCACTCCTACCACCACTTCCGGGCGGCGCGGTGA